Part of the Nicotiana tabacum cultivar K326 chromosome 20, ASM71507v2, whole genome shotgun sequence genome, taagtttttttttttgaattttgggttttattgtacctttttttgttttattttgctataaagttcccattttttttatttgagctTGTTAAGCTTATGGTATTTTGCCCTTTTCCCCATGTTTtgattttaagaaaatagtttaaaGTTACATTTTTTTTCTATGATCAGTTTTTCAGATTCTTGTTATTTTAGGAAAAGAGCCATTTTTATTGTTTGGTTGATATGAAACAGTTTTGAGATTGGAGCTTTGGGAGCTCaaagatttgatttttaattatttaatttcacTTTTCATTCTTGTTTTTACTTGTGTTGTGTATTTAGCAATTAGGAGACTCACTTGAACCGAGGTTTGCTATGTTTGTTGCTAATTAAACTGTGATCCGGTCCTTCCCCAggccccgcgcatagcgggatcTTAGTGCACCAGTTACTGATTAAGATGATCTTGTTATGGTTGGATTTTGCTAACCTGTGACTGAAATACATGTTATAGATAATCCACAATGTCAGAGTCCGATTTGATGATTGAACATTGGAAAATATTGTGCTAATAAATTGGAGGTAGGTGTGAGCTGGCCTGAAAACTTCAGCACCTATACACGAACAATGGTGGCATTCGACTATAGTGCTAAAAAATTAGTGTGAGCCCTATGAAGCTAACATGCTTAGAGAAAAGATAATTGGTATATGCCTTGGCGTAactgtaaagttgctgccatgtgatcaagaggtcacaggttcgagtggaaacaacctcttgcagaaatgcagggtaataCTGTATACagtagacccttgtggtccggtccTTCCCCGGACCTCGcatatagcgggagcttagtgcaccaagttgcctttttttttattaagtaagcaaagaaaaagatagtaaaaataacAGTTTTCTTTAGTTCAAGTGGTTTTGTTGGCTTGTTTTATGCAATTTGTTGAATTAGATTACCTAGTATACCAATTTCTTCTCCATCGAAGGTCCAAATAATTTGATCGACTGAAATTTGAACTTCAAATTGATCCTCCAAATTTGGCAGAATGCTTTCATGCTATGTAGTCTGTGGAAGTTGAGGCTACCAATATCTAAATCTCTGTAGTCCAAATTGTCAACCTGTAAATTTACTTGGGAAGTTATGTGAATGAGTACCTTATAATGTTTCTGATTAAGCTAACATGGCCCCTAACCGTGGCCGTAATTCTGCTTTATGAATTTCAATCCTAGAATTAACCATTAGTTTTAATAATGTGTTTTTCTTCACCTTcataaagaggaaaaagaaagtgCTTTTCTTGACTTTCCTTAATCTTTAGTAGTCTTTAAGTTCTTCGATATGTTGATAGTAAAGACGTTCTTCTGAACTTTGGTAATGGTGTTGACTGTTCAATGTATTGCAGGGTCAGGATCCATCATCTTGTTTCGGCATTGAACTTGTTTCTAAGAGCGAAACCACATTGTGTTTTAGTGATATATACTCTGCAGAGTTCATTGATTTGGGTTTGGTACACGAAGCTTCCTTCCGAAATGCTAGAGGACCTCTCCTGGGCCAATCATTTGAGGTTATCATTATTTAACAAAAGATTAAAGGTCTAAGTATGTCTCTTTGATCAAGAGGTAACAGTATGTATATGTGGATGCAGATGTACCGATTTACAATACGCGGAGTCCAGAAATCAAAGACGCAGCCTTCTGTTTTGGTTCCATCCCTTTACACTTTTGGCCATAAGGATGCACAAACATGTCAGATGTGGGTTAATCGGATTAATGATTTTCTAAACATGGATGAGGCAAGGCCCAAGAACCTTATGGTATGTTTAGTAAGTTTTCGATTACTACCATTAAACATGTCTGTTTGTTGCTCGACGGAAATTAACTTCAGATTGAAGTTTAAGTTTCTTCAGACTTTTTCCTTTGTGATTAGTAGGTTTTTGTTCACCCAAAGAGTGGGAAAGGACTCGGATGTAAAGTTTGGGAAACAGTGGCCCCTACATTTTCTCAAGCGAAAGTGAAAACGAAGGTAAACTTTCTTGGAAATTCAAGTGTTTCACTATTGATGGATGTTTTGAATTTGCATTTCATTCTAGATAGTCTATGAAAGACTATGCACTGTTCCTTGACCCTAAAGTATTTTGTTCCTTGCTCTGTGTCAACTCTCGACCAAATGATGTTCTCAAGAAAGAGAGAAATGTCTATAAAGTTTGCTACTGTATGAGCCTTAACTAATCAACGTTataaattttgtttttcttttttcaaaaataatatttaggcgTGTATTCACCTTTTGCTTTCATCCGTACAGTAAAAAGAACTAGTGTAATAACAACTACGCCTCAATCGCAAACAAGTTAGCGTCGGCTGTATGAATCCTCACTGACCAGTTCCCCCATTTAAAATTCATCTCCAGCAAacattatacaaaataaaaataaaaataaaaataagaagtaCTAGAAGTTCTTTATATTTCCTATTGGCATAAGCATCTCAAATCGGGCTGAAAGACTCCTAGAAATTATAGGACGTGAAGTAAACATATTAACAGGGCTAAAATATATTCCTAACTAATTGCAGTGTGTAAAAACTATGTTGCCCCTTATAAATGTAGGGAACTGAGGAATTCCTGTGTTGCATCCATGTCGTATACGTTTTCTCTGTAACAATACAAAGCCAAAATGTACACACATTTGTCTTTGAGCCTATGCACATATATGGAGATGCCTTCAAAACATCTTTGATTTCTCTCTAGGCAACGTACGATGGCGAACCATATCTTCCTGTCCTCTTTTAGCTTTCTCCCTGGCGAAACATCTTTGATAATTCTTGGACTTCGTAGATTATGGCTGTGATATGACTGTAAATAGTCAATTGGTCAGGACCTTTTTCTCAAATCCGTTTGTCTTTTCCTAGAGGGAAAACTGTAAACGCTATTTAACTGTATCTTACTTCTTGagttcactgggttgttgttgttgttacttcttGAGTTCGATATGATCTTGGAATAACCAGATTGTTTCACGAGTAGTGGCTATGGATCGGGCAAATTGTTTAGATTGAAACACAGAGAGTTTCATGAGTTGTGTTTCATGTGACTCTATCCGCTATTTGTAAACTGAACTTTTGATAATTCAGCTTTAAAAGTGGATATTTGTTACTGTTTACATTCCAGTTTGTACTCTTTGTTAAGTTCGCTGTATTCTTTTTATCAGGTGACTGTGACAGAAAGGGCAGGCCAAGCTTTGGATATAATGTCCTCCATTACAAATAAAGAGCTCCGTTCATATGACGGTGTAGTAGCAGTTGTAAGCAGTGAGAGATAGCTACGCTTGTCTTTAGCTtctttttttgggaatttttgatCACGTAGTTCTCTTAATCTGGTGCCTAACTTGAGCACTCTTTTGAAGTGTATAAATATCATTCACAAGATTCTTAAGGATTTGGAGCTTTTGGCTCTAATTCGTTATATGAGATGCATACAGGAAAGTGGAAATCAGTACACTGATAAAAAACTATATTTGTCCAACGATTCAAATCTTTTTTCATATACATTTGACGAGTTTGAGAGATAATTGAATGTTTCAGGTTTTCTCCTTGTTAATCGGCTGACACATTGTTCCTTGATGAAAAGTTGGCTTGAGCTCATTCTCTTGAGAAAATAACCTGAAACACTGTCGTCTTAGCAGACCATGACTAGAGTCACTATTAATAATTAGCAAACAGATGGAACATGTCATTAAAATTTCTACAGATGCATTGAAGTTTCCTGCTACAATCATCTGTAATCATAAGTTTGACTGACAAGGTTCCTGTTGCGTTTCAGTAGACTCTATAAAAATGCAATtttaattccccccccccccccattttagTCAGTTCATTGTGATgcttgttttctttgttttaccAATGTGGTGGAGTTGCAAGGGATTTCGGCTTTTTAGTAGTTCTTGCATTTCTTTACGTGGTGATTGGAAATCTTGAGTTGTTCCGTTAAAACAATAAAGGGGGGAAAGTGAAGTTAAATATGCTAACATTGTAATTATGCATTTCAGGGCGGTGATGGATTTTTCAATGAAATACTGAACGGTCTTCTCTTGTCGAGGCACAAATCTTCATATCCACCACGCCCTACTGAAATTAACCATCCCGTTGAGAAAAATGGCAACGGGCCTGTTCTTGATGCCAATGGGGATATCAGGGACCCATCCGATAGTGGTGAAGATGAATCTCCTCTTCTAAAGCAATCAACAAACCTCAGTACGTAAACACGTAAAATTCTCTCCATAACTTTGTTTTCTTTGCATGATAAATATTTGTGAAGTGTGCTTATGAACAGTGTATCCGGAATTACAGGAACCGGAGAAGATTCCTGCCAAACAGGTTAGttaattttaagtttttccttcgcttcttcttcctttcctttGAAACCAGCCTAAGTGCAGTCGCTCTTTCCTCTTGTGAGGAACTCTTTTTACCGGTACAACATCTTTGATTTACCCTTTTGCCATCTCAGCAGCGGAAGATCTCGAGTTTTCTTTCCCAAATGAAAAATTCAGATTTGGAATTATTCCAGCAGGATCAACAGATGCCATTGTAATTTGGTAAGGTCCTATACCGATCCTTCTCATTTGGTATAGTTGAATGGTAACTTTGAGTTTAGAGGCATCTTGTGAAAGTTGTCCTTGTGTtcaactgacatgagtgtgagctAACAACAAATAGCCTTTATAAGTGTAACTTTGATGTATCGCTTCTTTACCAGCTATGAATGTTGTAGACCTCGTAGATATTTATTAACTTAATATGCATGTGGATTTGGTTTTTAAAATCCTAGAGTTATGCAGTGGACATTCATTTTCTGCAGTACTACAGGGGCGAGGGATGCTATAACTTCTGCATTGCAGATTGTCCTTGGTAAAGCGGTGTGCCTTGATGTAGCTCAAGTTGTAAGATGGAAAAAAACTTGTACATCTAAGGATGAACCCTGTGTACGTTATGCAGCTTCTTTCGCTGGGTAATTTTCATCTATCATTCGTAAACTCATGTGTTGTTTCAAACCAGCAGCTCTGTAATTTCTTCATATAAGCTGATACTTACAATTATTGTATGGTGCACACTTCTGCCTTTCTTTCTGGTTTATTTTGAATCCGCCTATATCCAGGTGTAGCAGcttactttgttttaacttactgGTAAATATGTGGCATTTAGTTGAAAAGTGAGCAATACATGATCAAATTTGCAGGCTTTATCCTACTGAATCCTTCTTTTCTTTGGTTTGCTATGCCTGTGATAATCTATGGTTTTACATTAGGGGGTTAGAACTCTGCCGCAGACAAAAACCTGATATTCAAGTGGAGAAGTAGAGGGTTGGac contains:
- the LOC107791052 gene encoding ceramide kinase isoform X2 — protein: MERNPNENDFLENNLPENIPFNSQDSIFSSNLFLDGDGEIILTQTSDKLHWKSIESVLNGQDPSSCFGIELVSKSETTLCFSDIYSAEFIDLGLVHEASFRNARGPLLGQSFEMYRFTIRGVQKSKTQPSVLVPSLYTFGHKDAQTCQMWVNRINDFLNMDEARPKNLMVFVHPKSGKGLGCKVWETVAPTFSQAKVKTKVTVTERAGQALDIMSSITNKELRSYDGVVAVGGDGFFNEILNGLLLSRHKSSYPPRPTEINHPVEKNGNGPVLDANGDIRDPSDSGEDESPLLKQSTNLRTGEDSCQTAEDLEFSFPNEKFRFGIIPAGSTDAIVICTTGARDAITSALQIVLGKAVCLDVAQVVRWKKTCTSKDEPCVRYAASFAGYGFYGDVITESEKYRWMGPKRYDYAGTKVFLRHRSYEAEVAYVEVESEKKNIGLEKESSGNWTKGLWSLLKKSERVACSANCGICKTKAGHTSARCPSLEPYSKDSRWLKSRGRFLSVGAAVISCRNEKAPDGLVADAHLSDGFLHLILIKDCPHAFYLCHLLQLAKKDGNPLDFEFVEHHKTPAFTFTSFGKESIWNVDGELFQAHQLSAQVFRGLINLFASGPEA
- the LOC107791052 gene encoding ceramide kinase isoform X1, which encodes MERNPNENDFLENNLPENIPFNSQDSIFSSNLFLDGDGEIILTQTSDKLHWKSIESVLNGQDPSSCFGIELVSKSETTLCFSDIYSAEFIDLGLVHEASFRNARGPLLGQSFEMYRFTIRGVQKSKTQPSVLVPSLYTFGHKDAQTCQMWVNRINDFLNMDEARPKNLMVFVHPKSGKGLGCKVWETVAPTFSQAKVKTKVTVTERAGQALDIMSSITNKELRSYDGVVAVGGDGFFNEILNGLLLSRHKSSYPPRPTEINHPVEKNGNGPVLDANGDIRDPSDSGEDESPLLKQSTNLRTGEDSCQTAAEDLEFSFPNEKFRFGIIPAGSTDAIVICTTGARDAITSALQIVLGKAVCLDVAQVVRWKKTCTSKDEPCVRYAASFAGYGFYGDVITESEKYRWMGPKRYDYAGTKVFLRHRSYEAEVAYVEVESEKKNIGLEKESSGNWTKGLWSLLKKSERVACSANCGICKTKAGHTSARCPSLEPYSKDSRWLKSRGRFLSVGAAVISCRNEKAPDGLVADAHLSDGFLHLILIKDCPHAFYLCHLLQLAKKDGNPLDFEFVEHHKTPAFTFTSFGKESIWNVDGELFQAHQLSAQVFRGLINLFASGPEA